A single genomic interval of Rhododendron vialii isolate Sample 1 chromosome 3a, ASM3025357v1 harbors:
- the LOC131318480 gene encoding protein SRC1-like isoform X1 — translation MYFCSSSVLALSAYKIKPVDALFSSHPIPISRPTYTYRERKKKEDREEKMAGIMNKIGETLHMGGKKEGEQHKGEGQHMGEGQHKTEQHCGEQHHGGEGQRKEGGGLMDKVKDKIHGGGGTGGTQDHENKGEKKKKKEKKKKHEGGHDSSSSDSD, via the exons atgtatttttgctcGTCTAGTGTACTTGCTCTTAGCGCCTATAAAATCAAACCCGTGGACGCTCTCTTCTCTTCACATCCGATACCCATTTCACGTCCCACTtatacatacagagagagaaaaaaaaaagaagacagaGAAGAAAAGATGGCAGGAATCATGAACAAGATAGGCGAAACCCTCCACATGGGAG GCAAAAAGGAAGGCGAGCAGCACAAGGGCGAGGGGCAGCACATGGGCGAGGGGCAGCACAAGACGGAGCAGCACTGCGGGGAGCAGCACCACGGCGGCGAGGGGCAGCGCAAGGAAGGAGGGGGGTTGATGGACAAGGTGAAGGACAAGATCCACGGCGGCGGCGGTACCGGTGGTACTCAGGATCATGAGAACAAgggggagaagaagaagaagaaagagaagaagaagaagcacgAGGGCGGCCATGATAGCAGCAGCAGCGACAGCGATTAG
- the LOC131318480 gene encoding protein SRC1-like isoform X2, with protein sequence MAGIMNKISETLHMGGKKEGEQHKGEGQHMGEGQHKTEQHCGEQHHGGEGQRKEGGGLMDKVKDKIHGGGGTGGTQDHENKGEKKKKKEKKKKHEGGHDSSSSDSD encoded by the coding sequence atggcAGGAATCATGAACAAGATAAGCGAAACACTCCACATGGGAGGCAAAAAGGAAGGCGAGCAGCACAAGGGCGAGGGGCAGCACATGGGCGAGGGGCAGCACAAGACGGAGCAGCACTGCGGGGAGCAGCACCACGGCGGCGAGGGGCAGCGCAAGGAAGGAGGGGGGTTGATGGACAAGGTGAAGGACAAGATCCACGGCGGCGGCGGTACCGGTGGTACTCAGGATCATGAGAACAAgggggagaagaagaagaagaaagagaagaagaagaagcacgAGGGCGGCCATGATAGCAGCAGCAGCGACAGCGATTAG
- the LOC131318483 gene encoding protein VAPYRIN-like, with protein MDRLISLEPSNLVAIRVEHGQKCYGEVTLRNVMYTMPVAFRLLPVNKNRYSVRPQLGIIAPLTTFTVEITYHIPPNGYLPDSLPYCNDAFQLHSVVVPGAIMVKDHSSFGDLVPNDWFTTRNKQVFLYSGLRIMFVGAPVLAQLVANGSMDQIREVLEKSDPSWKLVDSVDSDGQTLLHLAITQCRPDLLQLLLEFEPNVDAESRSGFSPLELAAAGGEALIVELLLANKASMERSKSSMWGPIHLATRGGHIDIVRLLLLKRAKVDALTKDGNTALHMAVAEGRRDCAKLLLAGGASADVRNTNDGNTPLHVAAAQGDEHMVKLLLQKAGANKDVTNALGKTAYDVAVENGHDRLFDALGLGDRLCAAARKGEVRAIFRLFDNGAAINGRDQHGWTALHRASFKGKIDVVRALIERGADLDATDEDGYAALHCAVEAGHSEVIELLVKKGADVGARTNKGMSAIQIAESLHYSGIKRILSHGGSTKEVVLKQVVAAASPTGTPFRNGIKEREDELRQNRSRRSRSRSLTSSFDQSVTLAVV; from the coding sequence atggacagGCTCATAAGCTTAGAGCCATCCAACCTAGTAGCCATAAGGGTAGAACATGGACAGAAGTGTTACGGGGAGGTCACCCTGCGCAACGTCATGTACACCATGCCGGTGGCCTTCCGGCTCCTACCGGTGAACAAGAACCGGTACTCGGTCCGGCCGCAGTTGGGGATCATAGCACCTCTCACCACATTTACCGTGGAAATAACTTACCACATCCCTCCGAACGGTTATCTCCCGGACTCGCTCCCTTACTGCAACGATGCGTTCCAGCTGCACAGCGTCGTGGTCCCCGGTGCGATAATGGTCAAAGACCATTCGTCTTTCGGGGATCTGGTCCCGAACGATTGGTTCACCACAAGGAACAAGCAAGTGTTCCTTTATAGTGGACTTAGAATAATGTTTGTAGGAGCTCCGGTGTTGGCCCAACTCGTGGCCAACGGCTCCATGGACCAAATTAGAGAAGTGCTCGAAAAGAGTGACCCGAGCTGGAAACTAGTCGACTCGGTTGACTCAGACGGTCAGACGTTGCTTCACTTGGCGATCACTCAGTGCCGGCCTGACCTTCTTCAATTGCTCTTGGAGTTTGAGCCTAATGTCGACGCTGAGAGCCGATCCGGCTTCAGCCCGCTCGAGTTAGCGGCTGCAGGCGGAGAAGCACTCATCGTCGAGCTGTTGTTGGCTAACAAAGCCAGCATGGAAAGGTCAAAGTCGTCCATGTGGGGGCCGATCCACCTTGCTACTAGAGGGGGCCACATCGACATAGTGAGGCTCCTTTTATTAAAAAGAGCCAAAGTCGACGCGCTCACCAAGGATGGGAACACGGCCTTACACATGGCAGTGGCGGAGGGACGGAGGGATTGTGCGAAACTACTACTGGCAGGTGGCGCCAGCGCAGACGTAAGAAACACAAATGACGGCAATACCCCTCTCCACGTCGCGGCCGCGCAAGGGGACGAGCACATGGTTAAGCTCTTGCTCCAGAAAGCTGGAGCGAACAAAGACGTGACAAACGCGCTCGGAAAGACGGCGTACGACGTCGCGGTCGAGAACGGGCACGACAGGCTCTTCGACGCGCTCGGCCTCGGGGACAGACTGTGCGCGGCCGCCCGGAAGGGGGAAGTGAGGGCGATCTTCAGGCTCTTCGACAACGGAGCCGCGATCAACGGACGGGACCAGCACGGCTGGACCGCGCTCCACCGGGCGTCCTTCAAGGGGAAAATCGACGTCGTTCGCGCCCTGATCGAGCGAGGGGCGGATCTCGACGCGACGGACGAGGACGGTTACGCCGCCTTGCACTGCGCGGTGGAGGCCGGGCATAGTGAGGTGATTGAGTTGTTGGTGAAGAAAGGGGCTGATGTCGGGGCCAGGACTAATAAGGGAATGAGTGCCATCCAAATTGCCGAGTCCTTGCATTACTCGGGAATCAAGAGGATTCTAAGCCATGGTGGTTCAACCAAAGAGGTTGTGCTCAAACAAGTTGTTGCTGCTGCATCTCCAACTGGGACTCCCTTTAGGAATGGGATCAAGGAAAGAGAGGATGAGCTGAGGCAGAATCGCAGTCGTCGTTCGCGATCGCGATCCCTTACGAGTAGCTTTGATCAATCCGTGACATTGGCTGTGGTTTAA
- the LOC131318484 gene encoding 5-methyltetrahydropteroyltriglutamate--homocysteine methyltransferase has product MASHIVGYPRMGPKRELKFALESFWDGKSSAEDLKKVATDLRSSIWKQMKDAGIKYIPSNTFSYYDQVLDTTAMIGAVPPRYGWNGGEIEFGTYFSMARGNATVPAMEMTKWFDTNYHFIVPELGPDVKFSYASHKAVEEYKEAKALGVDTVPVLVGPVSYLLLSKPAKGVEKSFSLLSLLDKILPIYKEVIAELKAAGASWIQFDEPTLVKDLESHQLQAFTSAYSALESSLSGLNVIIETYFADVPAAAFKTLTGLKCVTGFGFDLVRGTKTLDLIKGEFPSGKYLFAGVVDGRNIWANDLASSLSVLQSLEGIVGKDKLVVSTSCSLLHTAVDLVNEPKLDKELKSWLAFAAQKVVEVNALAKALAGHKEEAFFSANAAAQASRKSSPRVTNEAVQKAAAALKGSDHRRATNVSARLDVQQKKLNLPILPTTTIGSFPQTMELRRVRREYKAKKVSEEEYVKAIKEEINKVVKLQEELDIDVLVHGEPERNDMVEYFGEQLSGFAFSANGWVQSYGSRCVKPPIIYGDVSRPKPMTVFWSSMAQSMTARPMKGMLTGPVTILNWSFVRNDQPRFETCYQIALAIKEEVEDLEKAGINVIQIDEAALREGLPLRKSEEAFYLEWAVHSFRITNCGVQDTCQIHTHMCYSNFNDIIHSIIDMDADVITIENSRSDEKLLSVFREGVKYGAGIGPGVYDIHSPRIPSTDEIADRINKMLQVLETNILWVNPDCGLKTRKYTEVNPALKNMVAAAKLIRTQLASAK; this is encoded by the exons ATGGCCTCCCATATTGTTGGATACCCTCGCATGGGCCCGAAGAGAGAACTTAAGTTTGCATTGGAATCTTTCTGGGATGGGAAGAGCAGTGCTGAGGATTTGAAAAAGGTGGCCACCGATTTGAGGTCATCCATCTGGAAGCAGATGAAAGATGCTGGCATCAAGTATATTCCCAGCAATACATTCTCCTACTATGATCAAGTTCTTGACACAACCGCAATGATCGGTGCGGTCCCCCCTAGGTACGGATGGAATGGCGGTGAGATCGAGTTTGGCACTTACTTCTCAATGGCTAGAGGAAACGCCACCGTACCGGCTATGGAGATGACCAAGTGGTTTGACACCAACTA CCATTTCATTGTTCCTGAGTTGGGACCTGATGTTAAGTTCTCTTATGCTTCTCACAAGGCGGTTGAAGAGTACAAGGAAGCCAAGGCG CTTGGAGTAGACACCGTTCCCGTCCTTGTCGGTCCTGTTTCCTACCTATTGCTCTCAAAACCTGCCAAGGGTGTTGAGAAAtcattctctcttctctccctaCTGGACAAAATCCTTCCAATCTACAA GGAAGTCATTGCCGAGTTAAAGGCAGCTGGTGCATCGTGGATACAGTTTGATGAGCCCACTCTTGTAAAGGATCTTGAATCTCACCAGTTGCAAGCATTCACTAGTGCCTACTCTGCGCTAGAATCATCTCTATCAGGCCTGAATGTTATCATTGAGACTTACTTTGCTGACGTTCCGGCTGCGGCATTTAAAACCCTCACTGGCCTGAAGTGCGTGACTGGCTTTGGTTTTGATCTGGTTCGTGGAACAAAGACTCTTGATTTGATCAAGGGCGAATTCCCATCTGGCAAATACCTATTTGCTGGCGTGGTTGACGGAAGAAACATCTGGGCCAATGACCTTGCTTCATCTCTCAGCGTCCTACAGTCCCTTGAGGGCATCGTGGGTAAAG ACAAGCTTGTGGTTTCCACCTCCTGCTCGCTTCTCCACACTGCTGTTGACCTAGTTAATGAGCCTAAGCTGGACAAAGAACTGAAATCGTGGCTGGCATTTGCTGCTCAAAAAGTCGTTGAAGTGAATGCGTTGGCAAAGGCATTGGCCGGTCACAAGGAGGag gcATTCTTCTCTGCTAATGCTGCAGCTCAGGCGTCAAGGAAGTCCTCCCCCAGGGTTACCAATGAGGCTGTTCAAAAAGCT GCTGCTGCTTTGAAAGGTTCTGACCACCGTCGTGCAACAAATGTCAGTGCCAGACTAGATGTTCAACAGAAGAAGCTTAACCTTCCAATTCTGCCAACCACCACCATTGGCTCTTTCCCCCAAACAATGGAACTCAGAAGAGTTCGCCGTGAATACAAGGCGAAAAA GGTCTCCGAGGAGGAATACGTTAAGGCTATTAAGGAGGAAATCAACAAAGTTGTCAAGCTCCAGGAAGAGCTTGATATTGATGTCTTGGTTCATGGAGAGCCCGAG AGGAACGATATGGTTGAGTACTTTGGAGAGCAGTTGTCTGGATTTGCCTTCTCTGCCAATGGGTGGGTGCAATCCTACGGATCTCGTTGTGTGAAGCCACCAATCATTTACGGTGATGTGAGCCGCCCCAAGCCCATGACGGTTTTCTGGTCCTCTATGGCTCAGTCCATGACTGCTCGCCCAATGAAGGGAATGCTTACAGGCCCCGTGACCATCCTCAATTGGTCGTTTGTCAGAAATGACCAGCCCAG ATTTGAGACTTGCTATCAGATTGCGTTGGCTATCAAGGAGGAAGTAGAGGATCTTGAGAAGGCTGGAATCAATGTTATCCAGATTGATGAAGCTGCTCTAAGGGAGGGTTTGCCACTTAGGAAGTCTGAGGAAGCCTTTTACTTGGAATGGGCCGTCCACTCCTTCAGGATCACTAACTGTGGCGTCCAAGACACTTGCCAG ATCCACACCCACATGTGCTATTCCAATTTCAACGATATTATCCACTCCATCATTGACATGGATGCCGATGTCATCACCATTGAGAACTCCCGCTCTGATGAGAAACTCCTATCTGTGTTCCGTGAGGGAGTGAAGTATGGTGCTGGAATCGGCCCTGGCGTGTACGACATCCACTCTCCTAGAATACCATCAACCGATGAAATTGCTGACAGGATCAACAAGATGCTTCAAGTTCTCGAGACCAACATCTTGTGGGTGAATCCCGACTGTGGGCTAAAGACTCGCAAGTACACTGAAGTGAACCCGGCTCTCAAAAACATGGTGGCTGCGGCCAAGCTTATCCGCACCCAGCTTGCTAGCGCTAAGTGA